From the genome of Toxoplasma gondii ME49 chromosome XII, whole genome shotgun sequence:
TTGGTTGCCCATGGCGTGCTTGAGGCCAGCCAGAAGATGTTATGCGAAATGACATAACACGCAGGACCTGCACACACGTTCGCTTGGGACATTTCTTTCAAGAAAATCTAAATTCGACATCATCCACATGTTAGCTAGTCACTCACGGCTCACTTgtacaaagaaaaacaagatcAATGAagggacagagacgagagtaCTCCAGTTAGCGTGGCCGTCGTGTTGTCTGCCGTACACGTTTTGTCGTACTCACGTGGACGGTGTTTCCGAGCCTCGAGCAGTTCTCTTAGCACCACTGTGACCGCCCCGACATCACCCATCGAGACCAGACAGCCTAATGCAAAACACTGCGTTGTAAAAATTGCCAGGGTTGTCCGTTTCAACCGAGGGATCTTGTGCTGCCTTTGTCAGCAAGTATGCAAAGTGGAGCGTCTTCCAGCGCTCCCGAGTTGGGATACTGATGTATACAACAGTGGACGTATGAACCTGATTGTCCGGGACTGCAGCTGGAGTGTGCTTTTTAGTCTGCAGCAGTGGAGCTACAGGTTTGACCCCGCAAAGTACCCAGGGTGAGTCATCGAGTCGGCGGCAGTGACCCTGTGATGGGAACAACTACCAGAGCTGTCAACGAAAACCTACTTGCCGTGCTGTGTGTGGCGTTAGTAATCACTGTGGTGCACGACAGCTCGTGAGGAAGACCAACGTTTCCCGCCAGGGACAATTTCATCCATCCCCGTGCAGCCGGCTTTGCTAGGAACATCAAGAATCGATGCCATACAAGGGAGAACGTTTATACGAGGTGGGCGAGAGAACCCGTACAGTCTTGTTCGAGGCGACACCCCGACCGTCGCAGAACACTTGAGCTGAAACCACTTTTCCGTCACCGGGGCGAGCGTCGAGAAACCAACACTGTCTCCGCGACGCACACATATCCAAATGCCTGTACGCCCCTGCATCGCAGTTTGTAGCATCCTTACGCCTTGGGAGACGCTACCGGGAAAATGTCTAGGGAGACGATACCGGAAGAATGCCTAGGGAGACGATATCGGAATAATGCAACAACCGTTTCCGACAAGTTGTTCTTTTGACCCATTCCCTGggtgtttccttctctaGGAGACAAGGAGTAACATATTTAGATGACGAAATGGTGGAGGGCGTTTACAGCTCCTTTGAGGCGATGATTTTTTCTTTGCCGCATGCTTGCAGAACAGTCACAAGAACCGACTTGCCGTCCGTGAAGAGGTTCTTGACCTGCGTGGCGACTTCGTCCAAGTTTCCTTCGGAGTCCTTGGGCAGCATCAAATCGTCCTTCGTTTCGCCGTTCTCCAGAAGCAGCGTGCAGAAGCCATCATCGGACAAGTCAATCAACTGGAACTCAGATCTCTTCACATTCGGTACCTCCATGTTGTGAGAAGTCGGGCAAACATCTTCGTATTTCTTGCCGGTGAAGATATCCAAACCGACAATGTGCGCCTTGGCGTGACCATGCTTTCCGGTTTTGGAGGTGGAATAATCGACAACTTTGCAGGGGTTACCCTTCAGCATGACGAAACCGTTCTTCTTGATCGCTCCCGCCTGCATGGGATATGTGTGGGACGCCCCGGCGTCCGCGGTTTCGAAGGTGACATCCTCGGCGTCACTCATTTTGACACTCGTAATAatcacagaaaaaaaggacaAAAAGTTTGACGAAAAACCACCAACGACCTAGAAAAAAATGAAAATACCTATACAACAAACTCAGACGACGTGCCGGGTGTCCCCTTCCAGAAAATCgtgtgggggggggggaaaaGAGGTCGTCAAACTCTGCACGCCAGCACGAAGAAAGTAAAGTAGGGAAGATGGTGTAGTGGAGAGACCCGCCGCCCCCCCGACCATCGAATCGACGGCCTATAAAAAGAACAGGCTTTTTGCCCGCTTAGCGCAAGGCTAGACAACCCTCGAGCGTAATTTGCACCAGATGAACCCCCCGATTTTTCCCGACGTCGCAGCGTAGGAATCGATGGAGAAACTAGAGGCGGGGGGAGTTTATTGATGACGTATCAgagctgctctgtctctttccatTCCACCTTGATTCCTTTTAGAATTTCTGGAGACAcgagagtgcatgcaagaaacATAGTTTCTCTTCATTTGAAACGAATGGTCTTCAAAGGTGTTGCCCCAGCGCGAGCAAAACCAGCAGTAACACGGTGTGTCTTCCGGTAGCGCAGTTACCTGATGCGCTACGCTTCTGGTTGGTTGTCGAATGGGAGCAACGAAAGTGAAACACCGTAACAAGATGACTAAGGAAATTACTCGTGTTTtacgagagaaagaggctgTTCGGAAGTGCTTGTCTCTGGAGAATAGTTCATATTCAATTGCCGAGCTCAGCAGGACCCCCGTCGCTGCGAATCTAGTTTTGATGTCCCTAAGGCACGAAGAACGATACACATACCCAGCCACTTTAAAACGGGTTCTGATTCTCGCCCCCGTCTCCGCATCAACACGGCCGCGCACCTCCCCACGCATCTGCTGCAGGGATCGACAAACGGCAGACAGTGAGGTAGAAACATGGAGCGATCCTGGTACAGGCCTAGTACGTCTGAAGGTGCCGAAAGTAAGGACATTTGTAGATGAAAACGCCACTAGCCGTCATTTCGAGAATCACAGTGAAGTCGGGCAAGTCAAGCGGGGCAGGAACATGCCTGAGAGCGAGGATACCGTGTAGCCCTCCCTTGTGTAATAGGAGCCGGTCGCGAACTGGCACCCCTGAGTTCTCTGCCTAGCCCGCAGTGAATGTTGCTGTTTCGAGTCCGACCGCAACTGCCTCGTTTCGACATAAATGAGCCTATGCCCTGATGGTTCTTCTTACATACTCTTTTCTGCGGTCAAGAACGCACCACTGACACGGGCCAAGGGTGTCAAACCGCCCGCTAGCGACGACATCTCTGTTGAGGTGACCGGGAGGCTCGGTTTACAAAATGTGTATTGTTGTTTCTGTCGAAGGCCAACACAACTGCAAAAATAGTGCTGATAAGCGTGTCCCCCATGGTGTCAGCAGGTGGGTCTACAAGGGAGATTCAGACACGCATGTATAGGACACGACCAGAAGGGCAGGCACATACAGACAGGCGACTGCGTCGATTTTGTTAGAGATATTAataaggagagagagatgggcGCACCCTGATAGGCATGGATCGATTTTTAGATGCTGCGAGTAAAGTGAGGGGCTGGGCAGGCATTGAGAACTCGTGGGCACACACGCCACGGTGAAGTGGCCACTACACAGTCGCCGCAGTATGCAACTGCACAGAGGATACACAGGCATTAAAACCCAGTACTTGTAGCCGTCGGAAAGTATTTCGGCAAGAAGACAGTGCGCCCATGGAAACAACGTTCGTAAAGCCATACAGTCGAAAGACAACCGAAAGAAAGCAAAAAGTGGTGTTTTGTGCTGTCAAAGATTCTTTCCTAAAGAGATATCATCACCCCTTAAACACACCTGCTGATCCACCACTGGAACTTTTCATTTGCGACTGTGTCTGAAGTCGGGCCGCTCCTGGATGTGGTGTGTTTGatttttcttccatctctAGGAGATCTGAAAATAGCAGACCGGAAGCACAGCTCTACGTGCAGCCCGTTGCGTTTCCACGTTCGGCTTACGCCATCGATTACACGCACCAGTCTTCATGTCTAGTTCTGTGGAAACCATAATCAACAGCCGTGCGAAAAGGACTTTGCCCCCTAAGACTTAATTAAACAGCTGTGCTGGACGGAGCTGTAGCCATAAAAACTCAGCTAGTTCAGTCTCTTGTACACAGCGGGTGGGAGTCTGAGCTGCCATGGTAATTTGCACTCACCAGGAAAAAGTGCTTCGATCGTCTCACGCGGCGGGACCCATATCGGTTTAGTGACAAGAGCCTTGACGCATCGCAAATTCTGTACGTCTTTGATGTACATGATTTTTTGCCCTTTTTTTCTTAAGTTCTTTTCACGAATCTGAAAGGAACATAGTGGAGCCAGATTCGGTAGCTTTTCATATACGAAGCGACAGGATGTGTCTATATCGATGCAAAATCGTCCGTCTACCTATCTCAGAAATTCTCTACCTCCCACCATCAGTCTCTACATATTCCGTGTCTATCCgttcatatatatgttttttACCCTGTTATCTTCGAAGCACATACCCTCCACTGCGTACCAGGCTGTTTCTTGAGATGTGCATATCAAACCCTCTCTAAAACACTCTCCTGACGCGGCCTGTCCATCATATTTTATGAGTTTATGCTATGTCCTCGCCGCATCTCGTTGTGTTGCTTCGACCACACACCTCCGGACAGTAGTACTGGGTGGCAGCACGAAGCTTGCCAATGCACTTGGGTTTGGGTGCGTTGTATAAACCGAAGACGAGGCCAGCTTCATTGAGAGTGTATCCCTGAAACACGTTTAGAGGCAAACCAATGTTGTGACCACGCTATGGCAGTCCTCACAAAATTCCCCGCAGAATGGCTACCGCCTGGACCGAGTTCCGTTTGCATCTGCTCACCACGAATGGGGGGTCCGTACGTGCACACGTGTAGGTTGTTTATATTGATTTATCTATCTACCGCAGAAAATATGGttatacacatgtatacatgcacatgtacAAATATGTGCTTTCGCAAGATGTATATGTAAGCATTCTATCTCTCCccctatatacatatgtatatatatatatatatatttcagCCGTGTAAACGCTCATGCTTCGGTGTAGATCCGCAAGTACGCCTGAATGCGCATAGAACATTCACAGCGATAATGCCGCTGCTTTGCGTCGAGAGggatacacacacatgcgaACACATGCGCCTATGTCGATGGCGGAGAAGCAACGACAGTGCTTACTGGAGGGCAGATCAGCACAAAGTCAACAAACGCCTTTCGCTTGCATTCCTCAAGGTTCAGGGCATTCTGTACTGTTCCATCGGGACAGCGCATGACCGGCTGTGCATAATGAAATGAGAGACACTGGATGGATACCTCGAGGTCCTCCCTCGCGTAGTACAAGTTGCCAGTTTCCCCTGCGACAGACAGCCGTACGTGGAACTCTAACTAGAACGCCGACTATCCcgcatctgtgcatctcgCATCCCAGTGGTGTTGAAATTCACTTAGCGACAGACTCTCCAACATTATTCGATGCAACAGGTTCGCTCCTGGTCAGCATATGGATTGTCAGATTGATTTGGGCAGCAGAGTCGGTACATTTCCACAAAAGTAGTGACGTTTCCAATCAGGTGTGACAGGATGTTGAACTGGTATCCGAGGACTGACTCCGTCAAATGAAACCGAGTTCGGCGTCGTTTCTTTGCTGCATGTGGAATTGACTTCCGACAACAACGGTGTTTCTTTGCATCATACTGCGTACTAATCTTATTCTTTATCCACCTGGCGTTAGAGTGTACCACTGTGGACGCTGCAAATTGATggcgcagagagaaccgCGTGCGCGTGTGACTTCCTGCCCTTTTTGGGATAGTTGCCACAACTGTCACAATCTTACCTGTCTGTCTGGAGAATTTGGTCCAGTCTGGTCGAACGACTTCTTCCACAAGAGAATTTGGCATCATTAGTGAGTAATTAAATGGCTCGGCTTCCCCTCTGCCCAGTAGAATGAAAGGAACCTGTCTAATCATATCGTGACAAGAGGGACGTATGAGACCCTCATCTATCGCGACACATGTTTTTGCTGGATGCCCGAGAGCACTGTCGAAGATAACCGGCGGATCATTTCCTGCTTTGAGGTAGTCCTCGTACGGAATCGTTCCTGGAGGACAAGAAGCGAATATCTTGATAACTTCAGTCTGCGGGCAGAGATTCCAAAAGAATACTGAGGATATTCAAGTGTTAAACGCACTTCTAACCCGCTTTTCGCCTACAAAAagatcttcttttctcgctgtgCAGCAGCTCCCTAATTTGCATTGCAGAGGTGCAAAAACGATGAAGACTATACAAACAGCTACACTCACAAAACACATCCATACAGTGTCTATGAGATGGGCAACACCTTGTCTCGTATTGGTGAATCATCGAGACACACATTCAGATTCACGATGTCCAGCGTATTTGTGAAGACGCATACAGGAGGCACAACAACTAACTCATAAACGAACATTAGGTCCCAAAGAGCTTGGCATGCATCTGAGGCTACAACTCCAGCACAAACAAACATTACCCCTTCTCTGGTTGCGCGTATGGCATATCTAAGCTGGTACACGCAGGCTGTCGCTTCTTAGCCACACTACTTACTGCGATGCAGGTCACAAGAGGATGATTTTCCTCATCATAAAGGTCGTAGTTGATCGACTCCTTTGCTCCCCCTTTGCACCGTGGCGTAGCAAGGTAGTCGCCGCGGAACTTGAGTTTCTTCCTGCACTCCCCAGTCCCATCTTTCTGCAATTCCCACAGCGCAAAAGCGAGTCGAACAGCAGCTACGGTCAGAAACACTTCAAGGCTTTCTGCCATGAAAAACAAAGGATACGCCATCCGCGATTGTATGTATCATTGGAAAGAGCGTTCTAGGACAAGCTATCATACACTTGTTCGTTTCCTGTGGGAACGGCTTTGCACAGTTTACGCACTGTTTTCGAAAAGCAATGAGTGAATCGACGACAAACGTGCACACATCATGATACCGGGAATCTGAGTAGTTGTTAAACCTCTCAAGCTCTGTACGTACCAAGAGCCTGCTCCTGTAGCCTTCTGGACACTGAGGAACCCTATATACTTGAGTGGCGACTGCGCACGATGTTTCATTGAGACTCTTAGCGCCCGGAGGACAGCCTATATAGCCAGGATGGGTGCTGTTATACAAACACTTGGCCATAACTGGATCTAACACATAAGGAGAGTCACAACTCGGCAGAGCAGGGAGGCGCTCGATTGGTCTACAAGGACCATAGTGGTAATCCAAAGGGGTGCGTGCTATCCGGTAGCCAATGGGACAGGCCGAGATCGGTTCAACCTGAATAGAAGCAGGTGGACGAGTTGCAAACAACTGAAAAGTCACTGGAATGTCTATTCTCGTGTTGAAACAAAGTGGGGTGCACCAGTGAGCCCGCAACAAAGAATGCACTTAACCAAAACAAGGCAGAAAATCAATGGAAGGCAGTTAACAACTTGACATCCTTCTCAGCCCACTGCATTGCTTCGGTTTTTCTGGAAGCATAAGACTCTTCACCTTCCCCAGGGACGTTCTTCTATTTATGCTTATTTGGCGTATGCACACCCTGCGCACGCCATTCATGAAGTTGCTACGTGAATCAAGACTCTTTTGACAAGCTGACCTCCGAGACAGTAAAGCAGCGACTCATTTCTGTGTCGTATGCTCCTGCACCAACGCATGATCCCTGAATTGGGATTTCTTCTCCCAGCGGAGATGCGCAAACAGAAGTTGAAACAGCCTGGTAACCTTTCAGACACCGAACTACAGAGTATGCGTCACTACTATCCATGCCCATTGCGACGATGATGTCGGGCGGAAGCGTCGATACTGCGTCATAAAAAGTTGTGCTGTTGCCTCTTTGTCGTAGCTCCTCAAGAACGAAATCCGCCACATCCTGTATCGCTGAGGAGCAGTAACAACGTAACACGCAATCATCGCTCTAGGTTTACAGGAACCGAAAGTTGACAACGGTTTTGAACCTGTTAATACAAAGTACTGAGTCGAATACCAGTCCATTACGCTTCAAATAAAGTGTTGAAGTGCTCTAGTGTCGTGTTGAGTTATCGCGAACAAATGAGATACTTCACTCCTGCTCCACGACCTATGCAGTACACATGCCACCGGGACGTTTACCATTTCGTCCTTTTTTGAACGAATTCGTTTTCCAGGTATAAACGTGTACACAAATAGGAATGGTCTTAGGATCATGCCTGTGCGCACAGGAGTTCGCAGACCGAGACTTGGGTTCCCTGAAACTACTTTCATTCTTGTGTACACTTAAAGGGGGAAAGACGTAGCAAAAACCGCGCGGGTTGTGTTTTAATCTTGGCAGGAAACAAAGCAGTAATGCTGCGGCCACTAGGATAGACCACGATGTACGAGCATGTCGCCCAAAGTTGATGTTTCACCCTTACATGACCATGCTGACGAAcgcggaagaggaaagcgtGATCAGAAGGAAGGTGGGAGGGTGGAACAAACTGCAGTGTCGATCCTATGGAGACGTTGGTAAAGAGATGAATAACGACTTTTGCATGGCGAAGAAAGATGACTCTTCACTGAAAGAGTGCTCCACAATTCTGATCCCTCTGTTTCGGAACATGTAACGGTAAGACTAACCAGTGGCGTCTGGCGTGGCAAGTCTCAGTAAATCGTTGGTCTTTGAGATGTGATCAACAACGGGGAAGTAACCGTCCCATTGTGATGATCGAGTCACTGTCGCATTTGTCCTCGTATGGACAAAGGGTTCGTAGCCGTGGTCACCGGGCATGTCGTATTGGTCGTGCAGCATCTGCGTTTTGATTTTACCCCACGTTCTTGCGGCTGTCCCAGAGCTAGACATACTCTGAAGATCGGGAGGTCGATCTTctaaagagaaaaagggtcTTTCGTTTTGAATAAATCGAACGCCAGCAGTTGTtgcctcctccgtctccgaTGATGCTGATTCTGGTTTCGGTTCCTTTTCCCCAGCATCTTCAGACGGTGAGGATGGAACGGTTGATCGAACAAAATCTTCTGGTAACCAATGTTGAAAGGCAAGCTCTCCGTTAGGATTGACAGAAGATTGCTTCGTGGAGAGGTTGGCTCTAttctctgttctgttccACCGTGTCTGAAATGCCTCGACAAACTTGTGGCTTTCTGGTGACAGTACTCCAGAGTATAAGAAACTTGTGGGGAAATCCAGCTGGTCCCCCTTCTTATCGCTGCCGAATAAGGGCGACGAGACGTAGGGGATAAAGTTTTGGAACTTTCCAGCCTCAAACGGCTTCACTGTGGGGTAATATTCTGCTGAGTCGTCGAACAGGTACTGGGCACAGCACTGAATGATTCGAAAATATAAGAGACCGCCAAGATacaaaaaaaacagacgctGCAGAATTTGCCTCCTCCTTAGCATTACTGTTGTATAAAATCAAAGAACAAAGCGGTAAGAAACGCAGAGCCGTTACAGGCAGTCGTTCAGTGGTTCTGCTCGAGAGCCAGGAGAGGCAGTTAGGGGAGGAATCCCTGGTGAGGAGATCCGGATATTCAAAATTTTCTGTGCAGATGTAAGTGATACATATTCCACACCAATTGGCAAAGGCTTATACTTCAGAGTAATGTGatacgagaaaaaaagccaAAAAGGAACGCACCCGAATAAATGAATTGTTTACCGTAGCTGCGTTTCAGTGGCTCCCCCCACCTCCCGTGTCAGCTCTCCACAAAAAGTAGATCGGAAGAAAAGTTGGTGTGCCGAATATGAAGTCGCCTTCCTTTGTGCAGATCACCAGCTTCATCTGTCTGATGTTCTACTCGACTACTGCAGCTACAAATCCGCGGAGCTACAACGAAAAGCCACCTCTCTGTCCTGTAGACAGTGTCCTTTGGGTCGAAGAGCTACGAGGGGCGCCGTCGTCTCATGGTTTTTAATCTTGACATAAGAGCTCTCCATTTCCCAATGACTCGGCATTCCGTAACGAGACATCCGTGCATCACGAGAGACAAGGGACATTTTCTACGTAGTGTTGAACAACCTGAGTGTAGTAGAGCACTGCTCCCATTCGCAGAGTTCGTCCACTGCAGCAGGAAACACGACCTGTCTTCCTTCCCCATACGGCTACAATTAATACGTTAGTACAAAAACTACAAAGCAGAGAAATGTATTGTGGCTCTGTGTCGAATTCGGGGTTATCTACTGTAGTATGCTGAGCAAAAAGTGCCAACATCCATTTGAACCCCGCACTAGCAGGCAAGCAAGCCCGTGACCGTGCCGCTCGCTGGTCGAACGCGCAAAGAGAGGCACTGGCCCTGTCGAACTCTCCCTCACCGTAATTATATCCATCACCGATCCTTCTGTAAAATGTTTTCTTGGTTGGCTGTTCTAGTCGCATTCCCTGTCCGATGCCAAAGAAGAACCATACATGCAACTTGTCTAGCCACCACCGACCTTTGGCACGTACCACGGTACCCGGCCGCTGTTTTATGTGTGTGCTTTGGATGTTTTAAATCCTGAAAGACACTTTTTCCATTTCTTATGGGGCGTGCTGCGCAACCAGCGACTCAATTCAATAGATATTGCACGGCAATTACAATGTTTTGCGGAGAAACTCCTTCCAAACGGCATCTTGTTCCCTAAGTGCTTCGACGAAGCTGCCGTGGCGGCGGAAGAGCACTGCGCCCTGCGGTTCCAAGTGTAGGTGGCGCATTCACTGCTGCGGCATTCTTTAATTCATCCGGGGGAACGTCCTTTTTTCAAAATACACTTCTTCTTTGAGTATGACTTCCTCAACTCCTTTAATGGCTGACGGTTAGTGTGGCGCTTCGATCGCGAAACATTGAGAGGCCTTCTTCATTCTAGCTCCATCGCATGCGTGTCCCGCAGGGGAAGTTGTGTCGAACgatttttctttttcatgGATAGGGACCTTATATCCAGAATATGCCATTAAAAGCAACCTATGCGTGTCCAGTTAAAGCATAGTACAGACCTAGACAATATTTGTCCCCTTCCCCCCTACGCAATTGGACGCAGCCTGCCAGCGGAGGGAACTCAACTTCTAAGCCACTTCGTGGCGCCGAACAAGATCAAGTGTTTCACTGTAGTAGCCGATTCGTTTTGGAGTTGTTGGAAAGTACGCGCCGGTACCAGTATCTGGAGCGCGCGTCCAAGCAACAAACGAGTTGTACGCCTGCAGGTAGTTCTGTCGCGCTATCGGTGCCTCAAGATGGTGAGCTCAGTGCGAACGTGAGTAAAGGGAAAACGAGCCCCGTGTTTCTTTTTTGGCGTTTGACGGCTCTCTTGAAACTGATCAGGAAAGATGGAGCAGGACAACGTTCAATATTACTATGATTCGTCCGCGGATCAGTGGTGGTACTTCGATACCGCTACGCAGACTTGGTTACCGTGGCAAGACGAAACAGCGGAGAAAGCTGTGGAAGTCGCTTCCTCAGCTGACAACCCCAGCGCGAATGCCGCTAAAATAGAAGGTACACAGACTGAAAACACTAGCGAAGGCGGGGAGgcacagaaagaaaatgtTGGGAAGGAGTCTAGTTCCGCGGTCAAACAAAGCGGGGTCGCCTGCAGTGCGACAGCAACGGACAAGACTTTCGAGGACAGAGCAGCTCCATCCGCATCCAAGGACGAAAGCAGTGGCGCTGGCACCTCGGTGAGGAATGAgttgtcttcgtcctctgctgATGAAAAAGGTTTGCCGGTGAAACGgacagacacaggagacaacCAGAGTTTGGGCGGGGGTAGCAGTGGTGACAgctctccagtgtctccgtctcaGACGGAAGGTGGGGAAGACGCGCAACGAACCAATTCTCTCGCGCAGAGCGATGCCTCAGATCGTGTACGCGACATGCTCGCGAGACTCGCCAGCACGCCTTCACTCGAGCGGGCACTGACGAGCATCACCGGCGCAGGACACACCACGAAACAAGACTTTTTCACGGGCCAACGGAAAACACcggcggagaaaagagagcaaTGTGCTCAAGACGATGAAAACACCTCCAATGAGGATGAGGACAGCGAAAGCGAGGATGCAGTAACTCCCAGTATCGAACTTGATCCGATCGTGCGCCGCAGCACTCGAATGCTGACCTTCAAAGACAAAGGCGGTCTTGCAGGATGCTTGAAAGCTGCGGCTGCTCAGCGCATGTCGCTGATCGAAGAATCAGGTACAAAGAAATGACGTTCCCGAGCGTTTTTAAGTGAAAATTATTGCcaggcgagacagaatgGGGACATGCTTTTCCAGAGGGAGCCCATTGCCTCTTTTGCAGATGATGGGCAGCTTGCAGGagctgcctctctcggcaAACCTGACAGTGCCTCTTACAGTCTCTAAGGTGTTAGGAGCACAGCCCACAATCGTAGTTCTGCGCTAGATACACAGGCCATTCATCGATACACACATACCACGGCTGGGGCCACCCGAAGCCTAGCCGCAGTGTGGGGCTCATCTCTACATCAGTTTGCTTGCATGGGAGACTTTTGTGAAACTACTGCTTTTCTTTGATTTGATACCGTTGTTCCACACTGGCAATACGCTACGTTCGTGACGCCCTGGCGCGTCAACCGGCCTAACATCTCTATTTGGTTTGCGAGGGAAGAGCAACCCAAGTGTCTCTGATGAATCGCAAGTTCTAGCTGAAGCTCGTGACGTTTTCTAACGCGGTATGTCACCTCTTCCGAGTTTTATGCAGCTTTTTATGTGTGACTTTTTCCGTCAGGGGGTTTTATCCCTGGAACTGAAGATTACCGACAAGAAGCGATTaaacggagagcgagacaaCTCGCCTCACAAACGCATACTCGCGCCCAGCGGCGTTGGCTGGACGCTGCTCGAATGGCCTCTGGCGCTACTCCCAAAACGGGGGGCGAAAAAATCAAGCGCTTTTCTGACCTCGTGGATCGTCTTCGGGAGAAAGCGTCACCCGAAGATGGCGAAGGTAAGAATTGGGGCCGTCTGGAAGGTCTCCACCTCCGCGACTCGCTATCGTTCTCTTCACTGACACTTTTGGACTTTGCGATGACAGTGGCAGCGTCATATTCTCTTAGCTCAAGGCCTGCTTTACAACCGAACACGAGCCCGGATGCACGCAGTCCTAATGCTTCACTACGATATGTTGTGTTTCCCTATTTGCCATTGGGGTAGTGCTGTACGGTGCCGCGACAGGGTGGGAAGAGCTGTAGTTGTTCGCGAGGAATTCCACACTGATGCATCGATCGCTGATTGGTTGCCTCAAGGAGTTTATGTTACTGGTATGTTGTCTGTGGTGGTGAGAGGTGTTGTGCGCGAGCGATAACGAGGTGGAGCATTGATCGCCGGATACCTCACAGAGTTTGTGTTGCTGGTGtgttgtctttctttccagagGCCGTACCTGCCGGACTGGTTACTTCCGCGCAAGCTCTAACATCCGGCCCGCCTCCCCCAGGTGCTTTAGGTGGAGTGGACGAATCTGTGGCGTCGCAGCTGCTGTTTAAGCCTGAAGTCGATTTGCGGGAGCAGCGACGGAGATCCAGTGGCTTTACCGGTGGTCAGCAAGGGTTTGTGCGTTTTGCCGACGCGACGTTTCGCGATCCGAACTCCCAGCTTCAGATGAAGGACCTGCTCACCCAGCAGGGGAGGAGGCGGGGGTCGACAGACTCGTCCGACTACAACATTTCGGGTTCCGGAGTATCGAGGGACCGTGGGGATGAGCCAGCAGACTGAAGCGGCACGTGGGTGTCTCGTTCGTATCTCAGTTATGTTTTGTCGTAGTTTCTCGACTTTTTTTGAAATAGCTATTTGCCTATCTTGGCGTCATCTTTGTTATACCTTGCAGAGATATGCACCTTCGGCGACAAAACAATGACTTATGATCCGCCGCGGCTGTAGACGAGATAGAGAAGGGAAACCGTGCCGTTCCCACCTCTAAACTTCGCTTCTTTGGAGAGTCGATGTGCACGACTCTGTGGGGTTCACTGCTGTTTTATTTGTTGTGGCGAACGCTTGAGGAAATGCAGTCTGCAGAGCAGATCCACACAGGTATTTTCCTAA
Proteins encoded in this window:
- a CDS encoding translation initiation factor eIF-5A, putative (encoded by transcript TGME49_251810), coding for MSDAEDVTFETADAGASHTYPMQAGAIKKNGFVMLKGNPCKVVDYSTSKTGKHGHAKAHIVGLDIFTGKKYEDVCPTSHNMEVPNVKRSEFQLIDLSDDGFCTLLLENGETKDDLMLPKDSEGNLDEVATQVKNLFTDGKSVLVTVLQACGKEKIIASKEL
- a CDS encoding hypothetical protein (encoded by transcript TGME49_251820~Signal peptide predicted by SignalP 2.0 HMM (probability 0.509) with cleavage site probability 0.447 at residue 26); this translates as MAYPLFFMAESLEVFLTVAAVRLAFALWELQKDGTGECRKKLKFRGDYLATPRCKGGAKESINYDLYDEENHPLVTCIATEVIKIFASCPPGTIPYEDYLKAGNDPPVIFDSALGHPAKTCVAIDEGLIRPSCHDMIRQVPFILLGRGEAEPFNYSLMMPNSLVEEVVRPDWTKFSRQTGETGNLYYAREDLEVSIQCLSFHYAQPVMRCPDGTVQNALNLEECKRKAFVDFVLICPPGYTLNEAGLVFGLYNAPKPKCIGKLRAATQYYCPEVCGRSNTTRCGEDIA
- a CDS encoding hypothetical protein (encoded by transcript TGME49_251830~Signal peptide predicted by SignalP 2.0 HMM (probability 0.880) with cleavage site probability 0.727 at residue 29~Predicted trans-membrane domain (TMHMM2.0):10-33) translates to MLRRRQILQRLFFLYLGGLLYFRIIQCCAQYLFDDSAEYYPTVKPFEAGKFQNFIPYVSSPLFGSDKKGDQLDFPTSFLYSGVLSPESHKFVEAFQTRWNRTENRANLSTKQSSVNPNGELAFQHWLPEDFVRSTVPSSPSEDAGEKEPKPESASSETEEATTAGVRFIQNERPFFSLEDRPPDLQSMSSSGTAARTWGKIKTQMLHDQYDMPGDHGYEPFVHTRTNATVTRSSQWDGYFPVVDHISKTNDLLRLATPDATAIQDVADFVLEELRQRGNSTTFYDAVSTLPPDIIVAMGMDSSDAYSVVRCLKGYQAVSTSVCASPLGEEIPIQGSCVGAGAYDTEMSRCFTVSEVSLSKES
- a CDS encoding hypothetical protein (encoded by transcript TGME49_251840) codes for the protein MEQDNVQYYYDSSADQWWYFDTATQTWLPWQDETAEKAVEVASSADNPSANAAKIEGTQTENTSEGGEAQKENVGKESSSAVKQSGVACSATATDKTFEDRAAPSASKDESSGAGTSVRNELSSSSADEKGLPVKRTDTGDNQSLGGGSSGDSSPVSPSQTEGGEDAQRTNSLAQSDASDRVRDMLARLASTPSLERALTSITGAGHTTKQDFFTGQRKTPAEKREQCAQDDENTSNEDEDSESEDAVTPSIELDPIVRRSTRMLTFKDKGGLAGCLKAAAAQRMSLIEESGGFIPGTEDYRQEAIKRRARQLASQTHTRAQRRWLDAARMASGATPKTGGEKIKRFSDLVDRLREKASPEDGEEAVPAGLVTSAQALTSGPPPPGALGGVDESVASQLLFKPEVDLREQRRRSSGFTGGQQGFVRFADATFRDPNSQLQMKDLLTQQGRRRGSTDSSDYNISGSGVSRDRGDEPAD